A single window of Nocardioides kongjuensis DNA harbors:
- the trpS gene encoding tryptophan--tRNA ligase, with protein sequence MSATTEHPPVPETAQPAVPEGAARPRVLSGIQPTADSFHLGNYMGALRQWVDLQRDHQPFFFIADQHAITTDWDPKLLRERTLRSAAQLLAAGVDPEKSAIFVQSHVPAHAQLGWVLNGLTGFGEARRMTQFKDKSAKGGEGAASVGLFAYPILMAADILLYRPHYVPVGEDQRQHLELTRDLAQRFNGRFKKTFRLPEPYILKATAKIYDLQEPTKKMSKSGSGPNGIIEMLEEPARSAKKIRSAVTDSGTEIRFDQEEKPGVSNLLTIYSALTGESIQALEEQYAGKMYGDLKKDLAEVVVGFVTPFRDRTLELLDNQDHLMQVLAQGAETANAVAESTLRDVYQRIGFVAPVERRTEAG encoded by the coding sequence ATGTCCGCCACCACCGAGCACCCGCCCGTGCCGGAGACCGCGCAGCCGGCCGTGCCCGAGGGAGCCGCGCGCCCGCGCGTGCTGTCCGGGATCCAGCCGACCGCCGACTCCTTCCACCTCGGCAACTACATGGGCGCGTTGCGGCAGTGGGTGGACCTGCAACGCGACCACCAGCCGTTCTTCTTCATCGCCGACCAGCACGCGATCACGACCGACTGGGACCCGAAGCTGCTGCGCGAGCGCACCCTGCGCAGCGCCGCCCAGCTCCTCGCCGCGGGCGTCGACCCGGAGAAGTCGGCGATCTTCGTGCAGAGCCACGTCCCCGCGCACGCCCAGCTGGGCTGGGTGCTCAACGGCCTGACCGGCTTCGGCGAGGCCCGGCGGATGACGCAGTTCAAGGACAAGTCGGCCAAGGGCGGTGAGGGCGCGGCGAGCGTCGGCCTGTTCGCCTACCCGATCCTGATGGCCGCCGACATCCTGCTGTACCGGCCGCACTACGTGCCGGTCGGCGAGGACCAGCGCCAGCACCTCGAGCTGACCCGCGACCTCGCGCAGCGCTTCAACGGCCGGTTCAAGAAGACCTTCCGGCTGCCGGAGCCCTACATCCTCAAGGCGACCGCGAAGATCTACGACCTGCAGGAGCCGACCAAGAAGATGTCGAAGTCGGGCTCGGGCCCCAACGGCATCATCGAGATGCTCGAGGAGCCGGCCCGCTCGGCGAAGAAGATCCGCTCGGCGGTCACCGACTCCGGCACCGAGATCCGCTTCGACCAGGAGGAGAAGCCGGGTGTCAGCAACCTGCTGACCATCTACTCGGCGCTCACCGGCGAGAGCATCCAGGCCCTCGAGGAGCAGTACGCCGGCAAGATGTACGGCGACCTCAAGAAGGACCTCGCCGAGGTGGTGGTCGGGTTCGTGACCCCGTTCCGGGACCGCACCCTCGAGCTCCTCGACAACCAGGACCACCTCATGCAGGTGCTCGCCCAGGGCGCCGAGACCGCCAACGCGGTCGCGGAGAGCACGCTGCGCGACGTCTACCAGCGGATCGGGTTCGTGGCACCGGTGGAGCGTCGTACGGAGGCCGGCTGA
- a CDS encoding 2'-5' RNA ligase family protein, producing the protein MPVIGVAVAIPEPWATELVDYRLRIGDPTAEGVPSHITLIPPTELPDGLDEIEAHLAAAATEVAPFRVHLRGTGTFRPVSPVVFVSLAEGISQCEQLAAAVRRGPLAVELEYPYHPHVTVAHHLDDPTLDRAFDDLAGFDCAFDVTDFHLYVHHEQEGWRSTRTFPLG; encoded by the coding sequence ATGCCGGTGATCGGCGTCGCGGTCGCCATCCCGGAGCCGTGGGCCACCGAGCTGGTGGACTACCGGCTGCGGATCGGTGACCCCACCGCCGAGGGCGTGCCGAGCCACATCACGCTCATCCCACCGACCGAGCTGCCCGACGGGCTCGACGAGATCGAGGCCCACCTGGCCGCCGCGGCGACCGAGGTGGCGCCCTTCCGGGTGCACCTGCGCGGAACGGGTACCTTCCGGCCCGTGTCGCCCGTGGTCTTCGTCAGCCTCGCCGAGGGAATCTCGCAGTGCGAGCAGCTCGCTGCCGCCGTACGCCGGGGGCCGCTCGCCGTCGAGCTCGAGTACCCCTACCACCCGCACGTCACCGTCGCCCACCACCTCGACGACCCGACCCTGGACCGGGCGTTCGACGACCTGGCCGGCTTCGACTGCGCGTTCGACGTCACCGACTTCCACCTGTACGTGCACCACGAGCAGGAGGGCTGGCGCTCGACCCGCACGTTCCCGCTCGGCTGA
- a CDS encoding YihY/virulence factor BrkB family protein, with translation MKLVERAKAKVAELRERWPLVDHAVRTQEHYSAVQGSQQAGGVTYFGFLSVFPILALAFFVVGWVAHVYPDAQDTLVKAIDEVLPGLVGSGDGQVDLTDIQDAAGTVGIIGLVGVPYAGLGWLSSVQSALTVLFEMPTRLRPSFVMGKVRDLATLAVLGVVLFSSVIASAVLTRFSRGLLDLVGIGAQLGWLVAVLAVLLGLAASALLFFLMFRILVAPSLPDRALWSGAVLGALGFEVLKQLSGLLLTSTRGQPAFQAFGIALILLVWINYFSRVILYAAAWAQTSPLADRPPVPVPAATAIAAAATSRPDADEGATGSRAPGLLAFAAGSVAGALVARVGRRTPRSGRLGR, from the coding sequence ATGAAGCTCGTCGAACGCGCGAAGGCGAAGGTCGCCGAGCTCCGTGAGCGGTGGCCGCTGGTCGACCACGCGGTGCGCACGCAGGAGCACTACAGCGCCGTGCAGGGCAGCCAGCAGGCCGGCGGGGTGACGTACTTCGGCTTCCTGTCCGTCTTCCCGATCCTGGCCCTCGCGTTCTTCGTGGTCGGCTGGGTCGCCCACGTCTACCCCGACGCCCAGGACACCCTCGTCAAGGCGATCGACGAGGTGCTGCCCGGGCTGGTCGGCAGCGGCGACGGCCAGGTCGACCTCACCGACATCCAGGACGCCGCCGGGACGGTGGGCATCATCGGCCTCGTCGGTGTGCCGTACGCCGGGCTGGGCTGGCTGTCCTCGGTCCAGTCGGCCCTGACCGTGCTCTTCGAGATGCCCACCCGACTGCGCCCGAGCTTCGTCATGGGCAAGGTGCGCGACCTGGCCACCCTCGCGGTCCTCGGCGTCGTGCTGTTCTCCAGCGTGATCGCCTCGGCGGTGCTCACCCGGTTCTCCCGCGGCCTGCTCGACCTGGTCGGGATCGGCGCCCAGCTGGGCTGGCTGGTGGCCGTCCTCGCGGTGCTGCTCGGCCTCGCCGCCTCGGCGCTGCTGTTCTTCTTGATGTTCCGCATCCTCGTGGCGCCCTCGCTGCCGGACCGGGCGCTGTGGTCGGGGGCGGTGCTCGGTGCGCTCGGCTTCGAGGTGCTCAAGCAGCTCTCGGGGCTGCTGCTCACCAGCACCCGCGGACAGCCGGCCTTCCAGGCCTTCGGGATCGCGCTGATCCTGCTGGTCTGGATCAACTACTTCTCCCGGGTGATCCTGTACGCCGCCGCGTGGGCCCAGACCAGCCCGCTGGCGGACCGCCCGCCGGTGCCGGTCCCCGCCGCCACCGCGATCGCGGCGGCCGCGACGTCCCGCCCCGACGCGGACGAGGGCGCCACGGGCTCGCGGGCGCCGGGCCTGCTCGCGTTCGCCGCCGGCAGCGTCGCGGGGGCGCTGGTCGCCCGGGTCGGTCGTCGTACCCCACGGTCTGGGAGACTGGGCAGGTGA
- a CDS encoding SCO4848 family membrane protein, giving the protein MKFERKHAILLLAVAAWNVFSFGNFAKNLYQAYDAGEDRATGYWVAHTVLIVVNFVIAGLLGSLGWKALRASKDA; this is encoded by the coding sequence GTGAAGTTCGAGCGCAAGCACGCCATCCTGCTCCTCGCCGTCGCGGCCTGGAACGTCTTCTCCTTCGGCAACTTCGCCAAGAACCTCTACCAGGCGTACGACGCGGGGGAGGACCGTGCGACGGGCTACTGGGTCGCCCACACCGTGCTGATCGTCGTGAACTTCGTGATCGCCGGCCTGCTCGGCTCGCTGGGCTGGAAGGCGCTGCGGGCCTCGAAGGACGCCTGA
- a CDS encoding adenylate/guanylate cyclase domain-containing protein: MGVKVLSGWLQERHALHMGRWMLEFDQPDAEREFRAYDDAAGLRQARIAVWVAVFFVVVYGGVDFLVVGSGDAEAAAVIRFAIATPALLVAAVLVRRAAFVARHLQLCAVVLVGFIMVLLGTVLARTADLPATYVHTSGTVTLIGAIGLLRMRMHATGAAVAIYAAVSLTLPRGTDQLETIVAPTIGLSTIAVIVGYALERLRRTAFERQRAVELERARSEELLFNVLPVPIAQRLRTEPGAIADSAPSVSVLFSDIVGFTPVSEALPAEELVGLLDTMFREFDALCDLRGIEKIKTVGDAYMAVAGLPVPDENHAASLAELALDMQRTLTRLSPSWPSPIAMRIGIASGPVVAGVIGQRKFTYDLWGDTVNTASRMESHGRAHRIQVSEATHALLEDRYMFSDPQVVDVKGKGLMTTYFLLGAPA, encoded by the coding sequence GTGGGGGTCAAGGTGCTCAGCGGGTGGCTGCAGGAGCGGCACGCGCTGCACATGGGGCGCTGGATGCTGGAGTTCGACCAGCCCGACGCAGAGCGTGAGTTCCGGGCGTACGACGACGCGGCCGGCCTGCGCCAGGCCCGGATCGCCGTGTGGGTGGCCGTGTTCTTCGTGGTCGTCTACGGCGGCGTCGACTTCCTGGTCGTCGGGTCCGGCGACGCGGAGGCCGCCGCGGTGATCCGGTTCGCCATCGCCACGCCGGCGCTACTGGTCGCCGCCGTCCTGGTGCGGCGGGCCGCCTTCGTGGCCCGCCACCTCCAGCTGTGCGCGGTGGTCCTGGTCGGCTTCATCATGGTGCTGCTGGGGACCGTGCTCGCCCGTACGGCGGACCTGCCCGCGACGTACGTCCACACGTCCGGGACGGTCACGCTGATCGGCGCGATCGGGCTGCTCCGGATGCGGATGCACGCGACCGGTGCGGCCGTCGCGATCTACGCCGCCGTCAGCCTCACCCTCCCCCGCGGGACCGACCAGCTGGAGACGATCGTCGCGCCGACGATCGGACTGAGCACGATCGCGGTCATCGTCGGCTACGCGCTCGAGCGGTTGCGGCGCACCGCCTTCGAGCGGCAGCGCGCGGTCGAGCTCGAGCGGGCCCGCTCGGAGGAGCTGCTGTTCAACGTGCTGCCGGTGCCGATCGCCCAGCGGCTGCGCACCGAGCCCGGCGCGATCGCCGACTCGGCGCCGAGCGTGAGCGTGCTCTTCTCCGACATCGTCGGCTTCACGCCGGTCTCGGAGGCGCTGCCCGCCGAGGAGCTGGTCGGCCTCCTGGACACGATGTTCCGCGAGTTCGACGCGCTGTGCGACCTGCGTGGCATCGAGAAGATCAAGACGGTCGGGGACGCCTACATGGCCGTCGCGGGCCTGCCGGTCCCCGACGAGAACCACGCCGCCTCGCTCGCCGAGCTGGCGCTCGACATGCAACGCACGCTCACCCGCCTCTCACCGTCGTGGCCGAGCCCGATCGCGATGCGGATCGGGATCGCCTCCGGCCCGGTGGTCGCGGGCGTGATCGGGCAGCGGAAGTTCACCTACGACCTGTGGGGCGACACGGTCAACACCGCCAGCCGGATGGAGTCCCACGGCCGGGCGCACCGGATCCAGGTCTCCGAGGCGACCCACGCGCTGCTCGAGGACCGCTACATGTTCAGCGACCCGCAGGTGGTCGATGTGAAGGGCAAGGGTCTGATGACGACGTACTTCCTGCTGGGGGCGCCTGCGTAG
- a CDS encoding succinate dehydrogenase/fumarate reductase iron-sulfur subunit: MKVTLKVWRQENAAAKGAMHTYELDGVSSDMSFLEMLDLLNEQLVTSGEEPVAFDSDCREGICGMCSLMINGQAHGPEVTTTCQLHMRSFNDGDTITIEPWRAEPFPVLKDLVVDRSAFDRIIQAGGYISANTGSAPEANSVPAPRDKAMRAFNVATCIGCGGCVAACPNGSASLFLGAKITHLGELPQGQPERWSRVVDMVGQHDHEGFGGCTNIGECAAACPKEIPLDVISQLNKDLRTALKNGH, from the coding sequence GTGAAGGTCACTCTCAAGGTGTGGCGTCAGGAGAACGCCGCCGCCAAGGGTGCGATGCACACCTACGAGCTCGACGGCGTCTCCTCCGACATGTCCTTCCTGGAGATGCTCGACCTGCTCAACGAGCAGCTGGTCACCAGCGGCGAGGAGCCGGTCGCGTTCGACAGCGACTGTCGTGAGGGCATCTGCGGCATGTGCTCGCTGATGATCAACGGCCAGGCGCACGGCCCGGAGGTCACCACGACCTGCCAGCTGCACATGCGCTCGTTCAACGACGGCGACACCATCACCATCGAGCCGTGGCGCGCCGAGCCGTTCCCGGTGCTCAAGGACCTGGTCGTCGACCGCTCGGCGTTCGACCGGATCATCCAGGCCGGCGGCTACATCTCGGCCAACACCGGCTCGGCGCCCGAGGCCAACTCGGTGCCGGCGCCGCGCGACAAGGCGATGCGGGCGTTCAACGTCGCGACCTGCATCGGCTGCGGTGGCTGCGTCGCCGCGTGCCCCAACGGCTCCGCCTCGCTGTTCCTGGGTGCCAAGATCACCCACCTCGGCGAGCTGCCGCAGGGTCAGCCGGAGCGCTGGTCGCGCGTCGTCGACATGGTCGGCCAGCACGACCACGAGGGCTTCGGTGGCTGCACCAACATCGGTGAGTGCGCCGCGGCGTGCCCGAAGGAGATCCCGCTCGACGTGATCTCCCAGCTCAACAAGGACCTGCGCACCGCGCTGAAGAACGGTCACTGA
- a CDS encoding fumarate reductase/succinate dehydrogenase flavoprotein subunit, whose protein sequence is MAAGTHYLPGLTATNQPSVQTSDDAAGYYELGEKLVDPHAPTGPIAERWTTRKFENRLVNPANRRKLDIIIVGTGLAGGAAAATLGEAGYNVKSFCYQDSPRRAHSIAAQGGINAAKNYREDGDSTYRLFYDTVKGGDYRSRESNVYRLAEVSANIIDQCVAQGVPFAREYGGLLDNRSFGGVQVSRTFYARGQTGQQLLIGAYQAMERQVAAGTVQQFTRHEMLDLIVIDGKARGIVARDMVTGDIETHLADVVVLASGGYGNVFYLSTNAMGSNVMAAWRAHRKGAYMANPCYTQIHPTCIPISGAHQSKLTLMSESLRNDGRIWVPKKAEDCDKDPRDIPEEDRDYYLERIYPSFGNLVPRDIASRAAKYMCDEGRGVGPAIEEQQPDGTTKMVRRGVYLDFADAIKRLGKDGVEEKYDNLLDMYERITGENPYEVPMRIYPAVHYVMGGLWVDYELRSNIDGLFVTGEANFSDHGANRLGASALMQGLADGYFVLPNTIREYLADGPFEKIDDSHPEVKAALDAVNERVAKLMSINGTRSVESIHKELGSIMWEYCGMERTEEGLKLAIEKIKALRKEFWSNVRVLGSPDSLNQDLEKANRVADFIELGELMCIDALNRRESCGGHFRAESQTEDGEALRHDDEFAYVAAWEWGGDSNEGGKPVLHKEDLIYTAIELKQRSYK, encoded by the coding sequence ATGGCTGCAGGAACTCACTACCTCCCCGGTCTCACCGCGACCAACCAGCCGTCGGTCCAGACCTCCGACGACGCCGCGGGCTACTACGAGCTCGGCGAGAAGCTCGTCGACCCCCACGCCCCCACCGGCCCGATCGCCGAGCGCTGGACGACCCGCAAGTTCGAGAACCGCCTGGTCAACCCGGCCAACCGCCGCAAGCTCGACATCATCATCGTCGGCACCGGCCTGGCCGGTGGCGCCGCCGCCGCCACGCTCGGCGAGGCCGGCTACAACGTGAAGTCGTTCTGCTACCAGGACTCCCCGCGCCGGGCCCACTCGATCGCCGCCCAGGGCGGCATCAACGCAGCCAAGAACTACCGCGAGGACGGCGACTCGACGTACCGCCTCTTCTACGACACCGTGAAGGGCGGCGACTACCGCTCGCGCGAGTCGAACGTCTACCGCCTCGCCGAGGTCTCGGCCAACATCATCGACCAGTGCGTCGCGCAGGGCGTCCCCTTCGCCCGCGAGTACGGCGGCCTCCTCGACAACCGCTCCTTCGGTGGCGTCCAGGTGTCCCGGACGTTCTACGCGCGTGGCCAGACGGGCCAGCAGCTGCTCATCGGCGCCTACCAGGCCATGGAGCGCCAGGTCGCCGCGGGCACCGTGCAGCAGTTCACGCGCCACGAGATGCTCGATCTGATCGTCATCGACGGCAAGGCGCGCGGCATCGTCGCCCGTGACATGGTCACCGGCGACATCGAGACCCACCTCGCCGACGTCGTCGTGCTCGCCTCGGGCGGCTACGGCAACGTCTTCTACCTGTCGACCAACGCGATGGGCTCCAACGTGATGGCGGCCTGGCGTGCGCACCGCAAGGGCGCCTACATGGCCAACCCCTGCTACACGCAGATCCACCCGACCTGCATCCCGATCTCGGGCGCGCACCAGTCGAAGCTGACCCTGATGTCGGAGTCGCTGCGCAACGACGGCCGGATCTGGGTGCCCAAGAAGGCCGAGGACTGCGACAAGGACCCGCGGGACATCCCCGAGGAGGACCGCGACTACTACCTCGAGCGCATCTACCCGTCCTTCGGCAACCTGGTCCCCCGCGACATCGCGTCGCGTGCGGCCAAGTACATGTGCGACGAGGGCCGCGGTGTCGGTCCCGCGATCGAGGAGCAGCAGCCCGACGGCACCACGAAGATGGTCCGTCGCGGCGTCTACCTCGACTTCGCCGACGCGATCAAGCGTCTCGGCAAGGACGGCGTCGAGGAGAAGTACGACAACCTCCTCGACATGTACGAGCGGATCACGGGCGAGAACCCGTACGAGGTGCCGATGCGCATCTACCCCGCCGTGCACTACGTCATGGGTGGCCTGTGGGTCGACTACGAGCTCCGCTCCAACATCGACGGCCTGTTCGTGACCGGTGAGGCCAACTTCTCCGACCACGGCGCCAACCGCCTCGGTGCGTCCGCCCTGATGCAGGGTCTCGCCGACGGGTACTTCGTGCTCCCGAACACCATCCGCGAGTACCTCGCCGACGGCCCGTTCGAGAAGATCGACGACAGCCACCCCGAGGTCAAGGCCGCGCTGGACGCCGTCAACGAGCGCGTCGCCAAGCTGATGTCGATCAACGGCACCCGCTCGGTCGAGTCCATCCACAAGGAGCTCGGCTCCATCATGTGGGAGTACTGCGGCATGGAGCGCACCGAGGAGGGCCTCAAGCTCGCGATCGAGAAGATCAAGGCGCTCCGCAAGGAGTTCTGGTCCAACGTGCGCGTGCTCGGCTCCCCGGACTCGCTCAACCAGGACCTCGAGAAGGCCAACCGCGTCGCCGACTTCATCGAGCTCGGCGAGCTCATGTGCATCGACGCGCTCAACCGCCGCGAGTCCTGCGGCGGCCACTTCCGTGCCGAGTCGCAGACCGAGGACGGCGAGGCGCTGCGCCACGACGACGAGTTCGCCTACGTCGCGGCCTGGGAGTGGGGCGGCGACTCCAACGAGGGCGGCAAGCCGGTCCTGCACAAGGAAGACCTCATCTACACCGCTATCGAGCTCAAGCAGAGGAGCTACAAGTGA
- a CDS encoding succinate dehydrogenase cytochrome b subunit, translating to MAVSGLLFIGFVLGHMYGNLKAFAGEDSFNEYAHHLRELGEPMLPHEGFLWIMRVGLLVAVIVHIACAAILASRAAKARPVKYVVKKNAGSSISSRTMRWGGVTILIFLVWHLLNFTIVKINPSNGDTGGNNPYALVVDTFDTWWMTIIYLLAMLALGLHLHHGTFSSLQTLGFTNSATSRARARAAGWVVAIVVAGGFSLVPLSVLVGIIEK from the coding sequence ATGGCCGTGAGTGGCCTGCTGTTCATCGGCTTCGTGCTGGGGCACATGTACGGCAACCTCAAGGCCTTCGCAGGTGAGGACTCGTTCAACGAGTACGCCCACCACCTGCGCGAGCTCGGAGAGCCGATGCTCCCCCACGAGGGCTTCCTGTGGATCATGCGCGTCGGCCTGCTCGTCGCCGTCATCGTCCACATCGCGTGCGCGGCGATCCTCGCCAGCCGCGCGGCCAAGGCCCGCCCGGTGAAGTACGTCGTCAAGAAGAACGCCGGCTCGTCGATCTCCTCGCGCACCATGCGCTGGGGCGGCGTCACGATCCTGATCTTCCTGGTGTGGCACCTGCTCAACTTCACGATCGTCAAGATCAACCCCAGCAACGGCGACACCGGCGGCAACAACCCGTACGCCCTGGTCGTCGACACCTTCGACACCTGGTGGATGACGATCATCTACCTGCTGGCGATGCTCGCCCTCGGCCTCCACCTGCACCACGGCACCTTCAGCTCGCTGCAGACGCTCGGCTTCACCAACTCGGCCACGTCGCGGGCCCGTGCCCGCGCGGCCGGCTGGGTCGTCGCCATCGTGGTCGCCGGCGGCTTCTCGCTGGTCCCGCTGTCCGTGCTCGTCGGCATCATCGAGAAGTAA
- a CDS encoding FdhF/YdeP family oxidoreductase has product MSKTRPDVDPQDDLKVTPPKTYAAGVPAVAHAMEYSLAQAGPKRTLLTLLSLNQAEGIDCPGCAWPDPKHRHKNEYCENGAKHVNDEATTRRVTREFFAEHSVAELDTKSDMWLNHQGRLTEPMVKRPGATHYEPIGWDDAFGIIADELNGLASPDEAMFYTSGRLNNEAAFLLQLFARSYGTNNLPDCSNMCHESSGSGLGETLGIGKGSVSLDDIHESDLVFVVGQNPGTNHPRMLSALEQTKRNGGRVIAVNPLPEAGLIRFKNPQKPSGVVGRGTPIADVFLKIRPGGDLAFFQMLNRLLLEAEDAAPGTVLDHDYIAANTIGFEEFAAHTRTVTWEHVLEATGLTREEIEGVLQEVLAARSVIVCWAMGLTQHRHGVPTIRELVSFLLLRGNLGRRGAGVCPVRGHSNVQGDRTMGIWERVPDSFLDALGREFSFEPPRRHGFDSVAGVRAMRDGRARVFVGVAGNFVRAMSDSDVTEAALRSCSLTVQISTKLNRSHTVCGETALILPTLGRSDRDVQATGEQFVTVEDSMSEVHQSRGRLDPASPDLLSEVAIIGRLARRTLGEGGTIPWEDFEADYALVRDRIARVVPGFDDFNARVAVPGGFRLPNPVNEGRFPTPSGKAVFTCNALDHLDTPPGHLVLQSLRSHDQWNTIPYAMNDRYRGIHDARRIVMVNPDDLAELGLADRDLVDIVSIWTDGSERRAEGFRVVAYPAARGSAASYYPETNVLVPLDSVAEVSNTPTSKGVIVRLERVAAAG; this is encoded by the coding sequence GTGAGCAAGACGCGGCCGGACGTTGACCCCCAGGACGACCTCAAGGTCACGCCGCCGAAGACGTACGCCGCCGGCGTGCCCGCCGTCGCGCACGCGATGGAGTACTCCCTGGCCCAGGCCGGCCCGAAGCGCACCCTGCTCACCCTGCTCAGCCTCAACCAGGCCGAGGGCATCGACTGCCCGGGCTGTGCGTGGCCGGACCCGAAGCACCGGCACAAGAACGAGTACTGCGAGAACGGCGCCAAGCACGTCAACGACGAGGCGACCACGCGCCGGGTCACCCGGGAGTTCTTCGCCGAGCACTCCGTGGCCGAGCTCGACACGAAGTCCGACATGTGGCTCAACCACCAGGGCCGGCTGACCGAGCCGATGGTGAAGCGCCCCGGCGCCACCCACTACGAGCCGATCGGCTGGGACGACGCGTTCGGCATCATCGCCGACGAGCTCAACGGCCTGGCCTCGCCGGACGAGGCGATGTTCTACACCTCGGGCCGCCTCAACAACGAGGCCGCCTTCCTGCTCCAGCTCTTCGCCCGCTCCTACGGCACCAACAACCTGCCCGACTGCTCGAACATGTGCCACGAGTCGAGTGGCTCCGGGCTGGGGGAGACCCTGGGCATCGGCAAGGGCAGCGTGTCGCTCGACGACATCCACGAGTCCGACCTGGTCTTCGTCGTCGGCCAGAACCCCGGCACGAACCACCCGCGGATGCTCTCGGCGCTCGAGCAGACCAAGCGCAACGGCGGCCGCGTGATCGCGGTCAACCCGCTGCCCGAGGCCGGCCTGATCCGGTTCAAGAACCCGCAGAAGCCCAGCGGGGTGGTCGGCAGGGGCACGCCGATCGCCGACGTCTTCCTCAAGATCCGCCCCGGCGGTGACCTGGCGTTCTTCCAGATGCTCAACCGGCTGCTCCTGGAGGCCGAGGACGCCGCTCCCGGCACCGTGCTCGACCACGACTACATCGCGGCCAACACCATCGGCTTCGAGGAGTTCGCGGCCCACACGCGCACCGTCACCTGGGAGCACGTGCTCGAGGCCACCGGTCTCACGCGGGAGGAGATCGAGGGCGTGCTGCAGGAGGTGCTCGCCGCCAGGAGTGTCATCGTGTGCTGGGCGATGGGCCTGACCCAGCACAGGCACGGCGTCCCCACCATCCGTGAGCTGGTCAGCTTCCTGCTGCTGCGCGGCAACCTGGGCCGACGCGGTGCCGGTGTCTGCCCGGTCCGCGGGCACAGCAACGTACAGGGTGACCGGACCATGGGCATCTGGGAGCGGGTTCCCGACAGCTTCCTCGACGCGCTCGGGCGTGAGTTCTCCTTCGAGCCGCCGCGCCGTCACGGCTTCGACTCGGTGGCCGGCGTGCGGGCGATGCGCGACGGCAGGGCCCGCGTCTTCGTCGGCGTGGCCGGCAACTTCGTGCGCGCCATGTCCGACAGCGACGTCACCGAGGCCGCCCTGCGGTCGTGCTCGCTGACCGTGCAGATCTCCACCAAGCTCAACCGCTCCCACACCGTGTGTGGAGAGACCGCGCTGATCCTGCCGACGCTGGGCCGCAGTGACCGCGACGTGCAGGCCACCGGCGAGCAGTTCGTGACCGTCGAGGACTCGATGAGCGAGGTGCACCAGTCCCGCGGCCGGCTCGACCCCGCCTCGCCCGACCTGCTGAGCGAGGTCGCGATCATCGGGCGGCTGGCCCGCCGCACCCTCGGTGAGGGCGGGACGATCCCGTGGGAGGACTTCGAGGCCGACTACGCGCTGGTCCGCGACCGGATCGCCCGCGTGGTGCCCGGCTTCGACGACTTCAACGCGCGGGTCGCCGTACCGGGCGGCTTCCGGCTGCCCAACCCGGTCAACGAGGGCCGCTTCCCGACGCCCAGCGGCAAGGCCGTCTTCACCTGCAACGCGCTCGACCACCTCGACACCCCGCCGGGCCACCTGGTGCTGCAGAGCCTGCGCTCGCACGACCAGTGGAACACCATCCCGTACGCCATGAACGACCGCTACCGCGGCATCCACGACGCCCGGCGGATCGTGATGGTCAACCCCGACGACCTCGCCGAGCTCGGCCTCGCGGACCGTGACCTGGTCGACATCGTGAGCATCTGGACCGACGGCAGCGAGCGCCGTGCCGAGGGCTTCCGGGTCGTCGCCTACCCGGCGGCGCGCGGGTCGGCGGCGTCGTACTACCCGGAGACCAACGTGCTGGTCCCGCTGGACAGCGTGGCGGAGGTCAGCAACACGCCCACGTCGAAGGGCGTGATCGTGCGGCTGGAGCGCGTTGCCGCAGCCGGCTGA